The Brumimicrobium sp. genomic interval ATATCTTTTGGAAATTTAGCATCTACAGGTAACCAAATATGTTTTCCATCACTTTCTTTACCAGGCAATTTAATAGCAAATTCCACTAAATCTGAGCTATTTGCTTTTGTTTTTACATTAGCTTCGTATTGATCTGGAGCTAAGATTTGTTCGAGTAACATTGAAAGTTGTACTTCTCCAATACCACCGCGCATTTTTACGTTGCTTAGTACACGTTTTAAACCACCTACGTCATTGGCTAAATTTTTCATTTCACCCAAACCTTCTTGTACAGACTGTAGTTGTTTACCTACTGTTTCAAAAGATTGACTCAAACGTTCATTCAATGTTTTTTGTAGTTTTTCATCTACTGTCTTTCGCATTTCAGTAAGCTGGTTGTTATTGTCTTCTCGTACATCCTTTAGTTGTTTTTCAACAGATTCTCGTAAATCACCAAATTTTTGACGAATAAGTTCATTTAAATCTTTGTTGTTTTGCGTATTTGTTTCACTAAAGGTTTGTAAATTTTTTCCAAGCTCATCCCTGTTTTCTTTGGCAGTTTTTGAACTTTCTTCTCGACTACGTTGAAATTCATCCCTCATTCTCTTTTCTGTTTGTTCGAGCAGAATTCCAAATTTTTTAGTTTCAGCAATTAAATCATTTAATTGTGGACTTTCTTCTTGCTTTTGTTTTTTAGTAATAACAAGAATGATGTTGAGAACAACTAATAGAATTAATATAATTAAAAGTGTTTGTATCATGTATTTCTGACTATAAGAATGATTATCAAAGTAAAAAATAAATATAGAGATAATCTTTGATTAATTGTAAAATGAATAAAAATTGATAAAGAAGTAAACAATGATACTACCACTTAAAAATTAAAATACTCTTAAAAACAGTTTCATTATTAAACTATAACATATATCTTTATACATTTGGATACCACAAGAATGCTTATGAAGCAAAGAATCTTTTTATTATTAGTATTTCTATTTTGTTTTTTGTCATTAAAAGCACAAGATAATATACAGTTTAAAAACTTTACCATTAATGATGGTCTATCACAGAGTACCGTTACCTGTGTTGTTCAGGATCAATTCGGTATTTTATGGTTAGGAACACAAGAAGGAATCAACCGATTTGATGGAAAAAACTTTGAAGTTATTTCTATAGATAAAGGTTATGATCTAGGAAATGACAATATTATTACAAGTTTTGTAGATAAAAATAATAATATCTGGTTTGGCTCATATAATGGAATTATAAAATATGATTCCAAACTTGTTAGTTTTAAAACCTATAGTCTTGATTTTAGCGAAAGACTTGAAATTCATACTATCAAGGAAGATAATGATGGAAATTTATGGATAGGATCGGCATTTGGTAAGATTTATAAATTTG includes:
- a CDS encoding DNA recombination protein RmuC, whose translation is MIQTLLIILILLVVLNIILVITKKQKQEESPQLNDLIAETKKFGILLEQTEKRMRDEFQRSREESSKTAKENRDELGKNLQTFSETNTQNNKDLNELIRQKFGDLRESVEKQLKDVREDNNNQLTEMRKTVDEKLQKTLNERLSQSFETVGKQLQSVQEGLGEMKNLANDVGGLKRVLSNVKMRGGIGEVQLSMLLEQILAPDQYEANVKTKANSSDLVEFAIKLPGKESDGKHIWLPVDAKFPKDIYEQLQDAYDEGEPDKITTAQKNLEQTIKKMAKDISEKYIDPPGTTDFAILFLPFEGIYAEVVRKAALLEELQRTYKIIVTGPTTLAAILNSLQIGFKTLAIQKRSSEVWQVLGAVKTEFENFGGLMDKAQKNIQTGLNQLDDVIGKRTRAIQRKLKNVETLSEGETKQIFPEITDDSINLDDDDEEVIE